A stretch of Dyella sp. BiH032 DNA encodes these proteins:
- the pssA gene encoding CDP-diacylglycerol--serine O-phosphatidyltransferase, with the protein MSPLARTRHLARRLLSRRRASKAVEALPAFAVPADAIEVLDGPEAFRCTLLELIATARRRIIICALYLQDDDAGREVLEALYAARDRMPGLQIEVYVDWHRARRGLIGKGKSEGNAAMYRDYAARLGPGVSIWGVPVQSRELFGVLHLKGFVIDDTVLYSGASLNDVYLARHGRYRLDRYHLIHDAALADSMAGFVHEYLRGSAAVRRLDQPAPATRELLADIRQLRQQLQTARYAVPAVMAEAGRVAVTPLAGFGRNDNRLNGSLLDLLHGARERVVLLTPYFNLPRPVRSALGQLLRRGVRVDIMVGDKQANDFYIPPDQPFRKIGLLPYLYEANLRRFARAHQEHMARGQLNLWLWRHGENSYHLKGLFVDDDITVLTGNNLNPRAWALDLENGLLLRDPKHLLTARLRAEWDALRRHATRLADYHDLEPSRQYPDDVRRLLRRLSRVRMDRLLNRLL; encoded by the coding sequence ATGAGTCCCCTCGCCCGCACCCGCCACCTCGCCCGTCGCCTGCTTTCCCGCCGCCGCGCCTCGAAGGCCGTGGAAGCGCTGCCGGCCTTCGCCGTACCGGCCGATGCCATCGAAGTGCTCGACGGCCCGGAAGCGTTCCGGTGCACCTTGCTCGAACTCATCGCGACGGCCCGGCGGCGCATCATCATCTGCGCGCTTTATTTGCAGGACGACGATGCCGGCCGCGAAGTGCTGGAGGCGCTGTACGCGGCGCGCGACCGTATGCCCGGGCTGCAGATCGAGGTCTACGTCGACTGGCATCGCGCGCGCCGTGGGCTGATCGGCAAGGGCAAGAGCGAGGGCAACGCGGCGATGTACCGCGATTACGCCGCGCGCCTCGGGCCGGGCGTGTCGATCTGGGGCGTGCCGGTGCAGAGCCGCGAGCTGTTCGGCGTGCTGCACCTGAAGGGCTTCGTGATCGACGACACCGTGCTGTACAGCGGCGCCAGCCTTAACGACGTGTACCTGGCCAGGCATGGCCGCTACCGGCTCGATCGCTACCACCTGATCCACGATGCGGCGCTGGCCGACAGCATGGCCGGCTTCGTGCACGAGTACCTGCGCGGCAGCGCCGCCGTGCGGCGACTCGACCAGCCGGCCCCGGCGACGCGCGAACTGCTGGCGGACATCCGTCAGCTGCGCCAGCAGCTGCAGACCGCGCGCTATGCGGTCCCGGCGGTCATGGCAGAGGCCGGTCGCGTGGCGGTGACGCCGCTGGCGGGCTTCGGCCGGAACGACAACCGCCTCAACGGCAGCCTGCTGGACCTGCTGCACGGCGCGCGCGAGCGGGTCGTCCTGCTGACGCCTTATTTCAATCTGCCCAGGCCGGTGCGCTCGGCGCTCGGGCAGCTGCTGCGCCGCGGTGTGCGCGTGGACATCATGGTCGGCGACAAGCAGGCGAACGATTTCTATATCCCGCCGGACCAGCCGTTCCGCAAGATCGGCCTGTTGCCCTACCTCTACGAAGCCAACCTGCGCCGCTTCGCGCGGGCGCACCAGGAACACATGGCGCGCGGCCAGCTCAACCTGTGGCTGTGGCGCCACGGCGAGAACAGCTATCACCTCAAAGGCCTGTTCGTCGACGACGACATCACCGTGCTCACCGGCAACAACCTCAATCCGCGCGCCTGGGCGCTGGACCTGGAGAACGGTTTGCTGCTGCGCGACCCGAAGCATCTCCTGACCGCGCGCCTGCGGGCCGAGTGGGACGCGCTGCGCCGGCACGCCACGCGACTGGCCGACTATCACGATCTGGAACCCTCGCGGCAGTACCCCGACGATGTACGCCGTCTGTTGCGACGGCTGAGCCGGGTACGCATGGATCGGTTGCTCAACCGCTTGTTGTAG
- a CDS encoding AAA family ATPase: MPHTEPGTRLWVLGGWRLETDGVATAGPSYRKGRGLLAYLALEEGWHAREKLGELFAVGSAGYLRQLVSNLRASLDEAGLADGLVAERNLLRLDPAAGLWVDARAFLAAADERLTPSADTATVARVERCAALYRGEFLHGLSLPDGPEFEAWMEVRRQHMLQQALVLLDRLRVHREEAGLLDRALDHARRILELDPWNEAAHRHVMRLLALSGRTPAALAHYETCRWTLERELGLAPEAETQRLHALIRGGELATVAAPVCEPPVKAMAERRLATLLCCELEVPGEDDVDAIAEALAQPRLRIQSLLAAASGHRVALHGNRLLACFGVPLARENAAQQAVRTALSLMGQLDGGITARIGIHTGIVITHAQSDEADAAGVASGQAIRLAGRAARGEVVVSEATQHLVRGYVHLRPCAGAHDAGVDAMPAFRVEGETGADNRLDSASSLSRLVGREEELAALYERWHAVARGGRSSLLIRGDAGIGKSRLARGLRERLAGESVPAFELRCLPEFSDTPLHPLRVLFATCVGLDDGDAAPQRLDKVAGFVRTQLAGRQVASQEATLLLADLLHAGDADADGELQLAPLKRREKTMRLLLDLLDGLARDRPALLIVEDLHWCDPSTLDVLAAHAKSSSIVPMLTLLTSRPGIAWPHADAVLDLPPLSDAQAMALAQQLATALSAEALGRIVMRCDGIPLYVEEMARMHAQAATTSRTPETSLSLQELLAARLDSRGHDAKATAQLAAALGRDFSLPLLQCLSPLDRAPLKRALDALEESGLILATGSHTYQFKHALIQDAAYTSLTRGGRAAHHRRIARALQSEFSALVESQPEVLARHLALAGEAAAAIAQWLEAGRWAARRSADREAARHFEAGLALLPQLSDERERTRWELALQLGLGSAHVAVQGYGSPEARQAFLRAVALSHDIEDDAAAFPVIFGLWQGGFSERVTAAPLELVERLDRIAGTTGDPFHRLVVDYAYGNNLFWLGRHADAARHLASALAAPAEVQGGQVVARYGEDARNLSRCFLAWTLWFQGRADAALRHMAAALEEARHLGHSHSLAFALTFAAQLQRHLGDAEKTERLTLELARLADEHAMSLWSAVATGTLGWARAVRGDDTALAGIRASIDAALVAMPLAVVTFRSFLTDALIRLGRHAEALACLEDTIARAEAYEDRYMLPEFLRQQAACTVALDPSHGEEAQALLLRALALAHTQGALMLELRIAADLFLLSGSRDAHAALQCAFARCETERGTPDLLRAAGLLGGRWPPGDGSDARPESAGRGPAVPA, from the coding sequence ATGCCACACACAGAGCCAGGGACCCGCCTGTGGGTATTGGGCGGATGGCGCCTGGAGACCGACGGCGTGGCGACGGCCGGCCCGTCGTACCGCAAGGGCCGCGGACTGTTGGCCTACCTGGCGCTCGAAGAGGGTTGGCATGCGCGGGAGAAGCTCGGCGAATTGTTCGCGGTCGGCTCGGCCGGCTACCTGCGCCAGCTCGTGTCCAACCTGCGCGCCAGCCTCGACGAGGCCGGCCTCGCCGATGGCCTGGTAGCCGAACGCAACCTGCTGCGCCTGGATCCGGCCGCAGGCCTGTGGGTCGACGCGCGCGCTTTCCTCGCGGCGGCGGACGAACGGCTGACGCCCAGCGCCGACACAGCGACGGTGGCGCGGGTGGAACGCTGCGCCGCGCTGTATCGCGGCGAGTTCCTGCACGGCCTGTCCCTGCCCGATGGCCCGGAGTTCGAGGCCTGGATGGAGGTCCGCCGCCAGCACATGCTGCAACAGGCGCTCGTGCTGCTCGATCGCCTGCGTGTGCACCGCGAAGAGGCCGGCTTGCTCGACCGGGCGCTGGACCACGCCCGGCGCATCCTGGAACTGGACCCTTGGAACGAAGCCGCGCACCGGCACGTGATGCGGCTGCTCGCGCTGAGCGGCCGCACGCCGGCGGCGCTGGCGCACTACGAAACTTGCCGCTGGACGCTGGAGCGCGAACTGGGCCTGGCGCCTGAAGCCGAGACGCAGCGCCTGCACGCATTGATCCGTGGCGGCGAGCTGGCCACGGTCGCCGCGCCCGTGTGCGAGCCGCCGGTGAAGGCGATGGCCGAGCGGCGCTTGGCGACCCTGCTCTGCTGCGAGCTGGAAGTACCCGGCGAAGACGACGTGGACGCCATCGCCGAAGCGCTGGCGCAACCGCGCCTGCGCATCCAGTCGCTGCTGGCGGCGGCATCGGGACATCGCGTGGCGCTGCACGGCAACCGGCTGCTGGCTTGCTTCGGCGTACCGCTGGCACGGGAGAACGCGGCTCAGCAGGCGGTGCGCACGGCGCTGTCATTGATGGGCCAGCTGGATGGCGGCATCACCGCGCGGATCGGCATCCACACCGGCATCGTCATCACGCATGCCCAGTCCGACGAAGCGGATGCCGCGGGTGTCGCGTCCGGCCAGGCCATACGGCTGGCCGGACGCGCGGCGCGGGGCGAAGTCGTGGTCAGCGAGGCGACGCAGCACCTGGTGCGCGGCTATGTCCATCTGCGGCCGTGCGCCGGCGCGCATGACGCCGGCGTGGACGCCATGCCGGCGTTCCGCGTGGAGGGCGAGACCGGCGCGGACAATCGCCTGGATTCGGCATCCAGCCTCAGCCGGCTGGTGGGCCGCGAAGAGGAGCTGGCGGCGCTCTACGAACGGTGGCACGCGGTGGCACGGGGTGGCCGTTCCAGCCTGCTGATCCGCGGCGATGCCGGCATCGGCAAGTCTCGCCTTGCGCGCGGACTGCGCGAGCGCCTGGCCGGCGAATCCGTGCCCGCCTTCGAGCTGCGCTGCCTGCCGGAATTCAGCGACACGCCGCTGCATCCGCTGCGTGTCCTGTTCGCCACATGCGTCGGCCTGGACGACGGCGATGCGGCGCCGCAGCGGCTGGACAAAGTGGCCGGCTTTGTCCGCACGCAGCTCGCCGGGCGGCAGGTCGCTTCCCAGGAAGCGACGCTGCTGCTGGCCGATCTGCTGCATGCGGGCGACGCCGATGCGGACGGCGAACTCCAGCTCGCCCCGCTCAAGCGCCGCGAAAAGACCATGCGGCTGCTGCTCGACCTGCTCGACGGACTGGCCCGCGATCGTCCGGCCCTGCTGATCGTGGAGGACCTGCACTGGTGCGATCCGTCCACGCTGGACGTGCTGGCTGCGCATGCCAAGTCTTCGTCCATCGTGCCGATGCTCACGCTGCTTACCAGCCGTCCGGGCATCGCCTGGCCGCACGCGGACGCGGTGCTCGACCTGCCGCCGCTTTCCGACGCGCAGGCCATGGCGCTGGCGCAACAGCTCGCCACCGCACTGTCGGCGGAGGCGCTCGGGCGCATCGTGATGCGTTGCGACGGCATCCCGCTCTACGTCGAGGAAATGGCGCGCATGCACGCGCAGGCCGCGACCACCTCGCGCACGCCCGAGACCTCGCTCAGCCTGCAGGAACTGCTGGCGGCGCGCCTGGACAGCCGGGGCCACGACGCCAAGGCCACCGCACAGCTGGCCGCCGCGCTGGGCCGGGATTTCAGCCTGCCGCTGTTGCAGTGCCTGTCGCCGCTCGACCGCGCGCCGCTGAAGCGGGCCCTGGATGCGCTGGAGGAGAGCGGCCTGATCCTCGCCACGGGCTCGCACACCTACCAGTTCAAGCACGCGCTGATCCAGGATGCGGCGTATACGTCGCTGACCCGCGGCGGCCGGGCGGCCCATCACCGGCGCATCGCGCGGGCGCTCCAGTCGGAGTTCTCCGCGCTCGTGGAAAGCCAACCCGAAGTCCTCGCCCGCCACCTGGCGCTGGCGGGCGAAGCGGCCGCGGCGATCGCGCAATGGCTCGAAGCGGGCCGATGGGCGGCGCGGCGTTCGGCCGACCGCGAGGCGGCGCGCCACTTCGAGGCCGGCCTCGCGCTGTTGCCGCAGTTGTCCGATGAGCGCGAGCGCACCCGATGGGAACTGGCGCTGCAACTCGGGCTCGGCAGCGCGCACGTCGCCGTGCAGGGCTACGGCTCGCCGGAAGCCAGGCAGGCGTTCCTGCGCGCGGTGGCGCTGAGCCACGACATCGAAGACGACGCCGCTGCTTTCCCGGTGATCTTCGGCCTGTGGCAGGGCGGGTTCTCCGAACGCGTCACCGCCGCGCCGCTGGAACTGGTCGAGCGGCTGGATCGCATTGCCGGCACCACCGGCGATCCCTTCCATCGGCTGGTCGTCGATTACGCCTACGGCAACAACCTGTTCTGGCTCGGGCGCCACGCGGACGCCGCGCGCCATCTCGCCTCGGCGCTGGCCGCGCCGGCCGAGGTGCAAGGCGGGCAAGTCGTGGCGCGCTATGGCGAGGATGCGCGCAATCTCAGCCGCTGCTTCCTGGCCTGGACGCTCTGGTTCCAGGGACGCGCGGACGCGGCGCTCCGGCACATGGCCGCGGCCCTGGAGGAAGCGCGGCATCTCGGCCATTCGCACTCGCTCGCCTTCGCACTGACCTTCGCCGCACAGTTGCAGCGCCACCTCGGCGATGCAGAGAAAACCGAGCGCCTCACGCTCGAGCTCGCCCGGCTCGCCGACGAACATGCGATGTCGCTGTGGTCCGCCGTCGCCACCGGCACGCTGGGCTGGGCGCGCGCCGTTCGCGGCGACGACACGGCGCTGGCGGGCATCCGCGCCAGCATCGATGCAGCGCTGGTGGCCATGCCGCTGGCCGTGGTCACCTTCCGCTCGTTCCTCACCGATGCGCTGATCCGCCTGGGCCGCCACGCCGAAGCGTTGGCCTGCCTGGAGGACACCATCGCGCGCGCCGAGGCGTACGAGGACCGCTACATGCTCCCGGAATTCCTGCGCCAGCAGGCGGCCTGCACGGTGGCGCTGGATCCCTCGCATGGTGAGGAGGCACAGGCATTGCTGCTGCGCGCGCTCGCGCTGGCCCATACGCAAGGCGCGCTCATGCTGGAACTGCGCATCGCAGCCGACCTCTTCCTGCTGTCCGGCAGCCGCGACGCGCACGCCGCGCTTCAGTGCGCATTCGCCCGCTGCGAGACGGAGCGCGGCACGCCCGATCTGCTGCGTGCCGCCGGCCTGCTCGGCGGCCGCTGGCCGCCAGGCGACGGATCGGACGCACGGCCGGAAAGCGCGGGCCGGGGACCGGCCGTGCCCGCGTGA
- a CDS encoding autotransporter domain-containing protein, which produces MNRVYRVVFNGHLGIPQVASELACGGTSGRVAAPAPARRAGHAARAIALAIGAALAVSGAVPAWAATVTGAAGGDGATGTARGVPAGNWGNGGDGGSAALQPGAPAPAPGGAGGVGGNPADSGWGASGSAGSNGSGGGGGGASYAVSHPGGAGGGAFQGWAAGGAGGAGGNGGGGGGGGGGGGYAGWYLGTPPMPPLVAADLYVGGVGGNGGSADSGNSVGSGGNGGTGGAGIVGDGYNLTVQAGAGATGGRGGDGGSHGGFGGNGGAGGDGGTGIGGSGFTLLNQGTLAGGVGGTGGSGNNAGGKGGAGLAGASFIATNAGSIVGGNGGAGGAGGVGVLATGGATIVNAGSIAGGFGDNGAGAQADAVHFSGGGNTLVLAAGSSLAGNAVSAGGDTLALGGSTDGSFDLSSAVASASGGGTQYVGFGSLRKTGSSTWTVTGTNTTAGGWLLDGGVLSVASTTGAELGPSVTFDGGALSFTNTSAATYGGNIVVRPNGGTINANGNQLNYLNNRVTFTGQLSGSGLVLNADPASSRGLIVLNGAPGTQSVDSLTVMHGLVRIGDGSTATDLTVRDLIVQGTASLNVGSDVVVKVGGGIAIAPTSNFSLDGELDVATSASIGAAVAMNRWATLSVGAGQTLALQRGFYGEGFLNVAGGGTVLDSGTSSGLAGIAIDAGSTFQVGSGGTSDAIRLFGGGMRNDGMLVWNHSDQTSADWDIQGAGTLVHQGTGTLTLGGFNTYTGGTLVNSGVLAVSDTGNLGSGPLTIAGGAAVNLGNATQELASISGAGTLTLDGTALGITGAGADLFAGSLAGNGALTYSGGTLTLDGSSRGFSGSTTVAGGELVVGSVAGNGAVLGGNVTVDAGATLRGHGEIGGNVDILGGAHLAPGHSVGTLAIDGDLHLAQGSVLDYELGAPGTDMHTAGVGDSVRVGGNLSLDGATLNVTDLGMGPGLYNVFTYGGTLSETNGGIALGATPAGHTLVWQKLDAQKQINLVDATGFTLNFWNANGQASSARMGGGSGAWSATSPQWTDAIGSVPNAPMQPQPGFAVFGGTAGTVTVDGGAGAVQATGMQFVADGYAVNGGRIELVGGNGGAPVIRVGDGSSAGAGMTATVGAVLAGSAGLSKTDAGTLVLAGNNTYTGGTAINGGTVTVSSDANLGDAAGGLAFNGGTLKTTAAFATARSISLAGNGTLQTEADLTASGTLAGAGMLTKTGAGTLVLTGNNTYNGGTVIGGGTVSTGSDANLGASSGGLTLSGGILQTTASFSTARAITLAGSGTLQTDADLTVSGAIGGAGALSKSGAGRLVLAGANTYTGGTVLHAGTLQGDTRSLQGDIVDNATLVFAQGDHGVFNGTLRGNGHLQLQGGGTLVFNGANPFTGDTAVSEGTLVVGDDNHASATLGGAVTVNAGATLHGIGTVGGLTLAGTVAPGNSIGTLHVAGDAVFQKGSAYQLEVQPDGAGERIAAGGKAVIQGGNVVVLASPGSYAPRTDYTVLSASQGVSGRFDSVSSNLAFLTPMLGYATNAVTLTMQRNDIALASVAATPNQRAVAGGIDSLGRGYAVYDAILGMDAMHARASYDPLSGELHASTRTALLDDSYYVRDAINRRLLGQDGASERSASRGDATAWTSVWGRAGQIDGDGNASRLTADSSGLLVGADLAVGDVAKLGAFAGTGKQSLRIAARGDDADVHATHLGIYGGAQWGAWQARAGAAYAWERVDGRRRLGPAGGSSDADARYDAGLAHGFVEGGYRFEFGQVALEPYLNAARLRLRSDAIRETGSAAALDIAGKTTDTTTATLGARVYVGLDPQGAVRAHAGLGWRQAWGATASSMQERFAAGGTTFTVEGLPIARHAATVDGGLSWRWSPRVWMDASYQGQFASHEKDQAVRLSLNVRF; this is translated from the coding sequence ATGAACCGCGTCTATCGAGTTGTTTTCAACGGTCATCTTGGCATACCGCAGGTGGCCTCGGAACTTGCCTGCGGCGGTACGTCCGGCCGCGTCGCCGCGCCGGCGCCAGCGCGCCGCGCAGGGCATGCAGCGCGGGCGATCGCGCTCGCGATCGGCGCCGCGCTCGCCGTGTCGGGCGCGGTGCCGGCCTGGGCCGCCACGGTCACCGGCGCGGCCGGCGGCGATGGCGCGACGGGCACCGCGCGCGGTGTGCCGGCCGGCAACTGGGGCAATGGCGGTGACGGCGGCAGCGCGGCCCTCCAGCCCGGCGCACCGGCACCGGCGCCGGGCGGCGCCGGCGGCGTGGGCGGCAATCCGGCCGACAGCGGCTGGGGCGCTTCCGGTAGCGCAGGCAGCAACGGCAGCGGCGGTGGTGGCGGGGGCGCGTCCTACGCCGTGAGCCATCCGGGCGGTGCGGGCGGCGGTGCCTTTCAGGGTTGGGCGGCCGGCGGTGCCGGTGGCGCCGGCGGCAACGGGGGTGGTGGCGGCGGCGGTGGCGGCGGCGGTGGCTACGCGGGCTGGTACCTCGGGACGCCGCCCATGCCGCCGCTGGTGGCGGCCGATCTCTACGTCGGTGGCGTGGGTGGCAACGGCGGTAGCGCCGACAGCGGCAACTCGGTCGGCTCGGGTGGCAACGGCGGCACGGGCGGTGCCGGCATCGTCGGCGACGGATACAACCTCACCGTACAAGCCGGTGCCGGCGCGACCGGCGGCCGCGGCGGCGATGGCGGAAGCCACGGCGGATTCGGCGGCAATGGCGGCGCGGGCGGCGATGGCGGCACCGGCATCGGCGGCTCAGGATTCACCTTGCTCAACCAGGGCACGCTGGCGGGCGGCGTCGGCGGGACCGGCGGTTCCGGCAACAACGCGGGCGGCAAAGGCGGCGCGGGCCTGGCGGGCGCGTCGTTCATCGCGACCAATGCGGGCAGCATCGTCGGCGGCAACGGTGGTGCGGGCGGCGCGGGCGGCGTCGGCGTCCTCGCGACCGGCGGCGCGACGATCGTCAACGCGGGCAGCATTGCCGGCGGCTTCGGCGACAACGGAGCCGGCGCGCAAGCCGACGCCGTGCACTTCAGCGGAGGCGGCAACACGCTGGTGCTGGCAGCCGGATCGAGCCTGGCCGGCAACGCGGTCAGCGCAGGCGGCGACACGCTGGCGCTGGGCGGCAGCACCGACGGCAGCTTCGACCTTTCCAGCGCCGTGGCAAGCGCATCGGGCGGCGGCACGCAATACGTCGGCTTCGGCTCGCTGCGCAAGACCGGCTCGTCGACCTGGACGGTGACCGGCACCAATACCACCGCCGGCGGCTGGCTGCTGGACGGCGGCGTGCTGTCGGTGGCCTCCACCACGGGCGCGGAACTTGGTCCGTCGGTCACGTTCGACGGCGGCGCGCTCAGCTTCACCAATACGAGCGCGGCAACCTACGGCGGCAACATCGTGGTGCGCCCCAACGGCGGCACCATCAACGCCAACGGCAATCAGCTCAATTACCTCAACAACCGGGTCACGTTCACCGGTCAGCTCTCTGGCAGTGGCCTGGTGTTGAACGCGGATCCCGCCAGCTCGCGTGGGCTGATCGTACTCAACGGCGCGCCGGGCACGCAGAGCGTCGATTCGCTCACGGTGATGCATGGACTGGTGCGCATCGGCGACGGAAGCACGGCGACGGACCTGACCGTGCGCGATCTGATCGTGCAGGGCACGGCCTCATTGAACGTGGGTTCCGATGTCGTCGTGAAAGTCGGCGGCGGCATCGCCATCGCACCCACCAGCAACTTCTCGCTCGATGGCGAACTCGACGTGGCCACGAGCGCGTCGATCGGCGCCGCCGTCGCCATGAACCGCTGGGCGACGCTGTCGGTCGGCGCAGGCCAGACGCTCGCACTGCAGCGCGGCTTCTACGGCGAAGGCTTCCTCAATGTCGCCGGCGGCGGCACCGTGCTCGACAGCGGTACGTCGAGCGGCCTGGCGGGCATTGCCATCGACGCGGGTTCCACCTTCCAGGTCGGCAGCGGCGGCACGTCCGACGCCATCCGCCTGTTCGGCGGCGGCATGCGCAACGACGGCATGCTGGTGTGGAACCATTCGGATCAGACGAGCGCCGACTGGGACATCCAGGGCGCCGGTACCCTGGTGCATCAAGGTACGGGCACGCTGACGCTGGGCGGCTTCAACACGTACACCGGCGGCACGCTCGTGAACAGCGGCGTGCTCGCGGTGAGCGATACGGGCAACCTCGGCAGCGGCCCGCTCACGATCGCCGGCGGTGCGGCAGTGAACCTCGGCAACGCCACCCAGGAGCTGGCATCGATCAGTGGCGCGGGCACGTTGACGTTGGACGGCACGGCGCTGGGCATCACGGGAGCCGGCGCGGACCTCTTCGCCGGTTCGCTCGCCGGTAACGGCGCGTTGACGTACAGCGGCGGCACGCTGACTCTCGATGGCAGCAGCCGCGGCTTCAGCGGCAGCACCACGGTGGCCGGTGGCGAGCTGGTCGTCGGCAGCGTGGCCGGCAACGGCGCAGTGCTGGGCGGCAACGTGACGGTGGATGCCGGCGCCACGCTGCGGGGGCACGGCGAGATCGGCGGCAATGTCGACATCCTCGGCGGCGCGCACCTCGCGCCGGGCCATTCGGTCGGCACGCTCGCCATCGATGGCGATCTCCATCTCGCCCAAGGCAGCGTGCTGGACTATGAGCTCGGCGCACCCGGCACGGATATGCATACTGCGGGCGTCGGCGACAGCGTGCGCGTGGGCGGCAACCTTTCGCTCGACGGCGCCACGCTCAACGTCACCGACCTCGGCATGGGGCCCGGCCTGTACAACGTGTTCACCTACGGCGGCACGCTGAGCGAAACCAACGGCGGCATCGCGCTCGGCGCCACGCCGGCCGGCCACACGCTGGTGTGGCAGAAGCTCGACGCACAGAAGCAGATCAACCTGGTCGACGCCACGGGCTTCACGCTCAACTTCTGGAATGCGAACGGACAGGCCTCGTCCGCGCGCATGGGCGGCGGCAGCGGCGCGTGGTCGGCGACCTCGCCGCAGTGGACCGACGCGATCGGCAGCGTGCCGAACGCGCCGATGCAGCCGCAGCCCGGCTTTGCCGTCTTCGGCGGCACGGCCGGCACGGTGACGGTGGACGGCGGCGCGGGCGCGGTGCAGGCCACCGGCATGCAGTTCGTCGCCGATGGTTATGCCGTCAACGGCGGCCGCATCGAATTGGTCGGCGGCAACGGCGGCGCACCCGTGATCCGTGTGGGCGATGGCTCCAGCGCGGGCGCGGGCATGACCGCGACCGTGGGCGCCGTACTGGCCGGCAGCGCGGGCCTGAGCAAGACCGACGCGGGCACGCTGGTGCTGGCGGGCAACAACACTTACACGGGCGGCACCGCGATCAACGGCGGCACGGTGACGGTAAGCAGTGATGCCAACCTTGGCGATGCAGCGGGCGGCCTTGCGTTCAACGGCGGCACACTGAAAACCACCGCCGCGTTCGCGACGGCGCGCTCGATAAGCCTGGCCGGCAACGGCACCTTGCAGACCGAGGCCGATCTCACTGCGTCGGGAACCCTCGCGGGTGCCGGCATGCTGACCAAGACCGGTGCCGGCACGCTGGTGCTGACGGGCAACAACACTTACAACGGCGGTACCGTCATCGGCGGCGGCACGGTCTCCACGGGCAGCGATGCCAACCTGGGCGCCTCGTCCGGCGGCCTCACGCTCAGCGGCGGCATCTTGCAAACCACGGCGTCCTTCAGCACCGCGCGCGCGATCACCCTGGCCGGCAGCGGCACGCTGCAGACCGACGCCGACCTCACGGTCTCCGGCGCGATCGGCGGCGCGGGCGCGCTGAGCAAGAGCGGTGCTGGCAGGCTGGTCCTGGCCGGCGCCAACACCTACACGGGCGGCACGGTGCTCCATGCCGGCACGCTGCAAGGCGACACGCGCAGCCTGCAGGGCGACATCGTCGACAATGCCACGCTCGTGTTTGCGCAAGGCGATCATGGAGTCTTCAACGGCACGCTACGCGGGAACGGGCATCTGCAATTGCAGGGTGGCGGCACGCTGGTCTTCAACGGCGCCAACCCGTTCACCGGCGACACCGCGGTCAGCGAAGGCACGCTGGTGGTCGGCGACGACAATCACGCCAGCGCGACGCTGGGCGGTGCGGTGACGGTGAACGCCGGCGCGACGCTGCACGGCATCGGCACCGTCGGCGGCCTGACGCTCGCCGGCACCGTCGCTCCCGGCAATTCGATCGGCACCCTGCACGTGGCGGGTGACGCGGTATTCCAGAAGGGCTCTGCTTATCAGCTGGAAGTGCAGCCGGACGGCGCCGGCGAACGGATCGCCGCGGGCGGCAAAGCCGTCATTCAAGGCGGCAACGTGGTCGTGCTGGCATCGCCGGGCAGCTACGCGCCGCGTACGGACTACACCGTGCTCAGCGCGAGCCAGGGTGTCAGCGGCCGGTTCGACAGCGTGAGCAGCAATCTGGCGTTCCTGACGCCGATGCTCGGCTACGCAACGAATGCGGTGACCTTAACCATGCAGCGCAACGACATCGCGCTGGCCAGCGTCGCGGCGACGCCGAACCAGCGCGCAGTCGCCGGCGGCATCGACAGCCTGGGCCGCGGCTATGCGGTGTACGACGCGATCCTGGGCATGGACGCCATGCATGCGCGCGCCAGCTACGACCCGCTGTCGGGCGAGCTGCACGCGAGCACGCGCACCGCGCTGCTGGACGACAGCTACTACGTGCGCGATGCGATCAACCGCCGCCTGCTCGGCCAGGACGGCGCAAGCGAACGGTCTGCCAGCCGCGGCGATGCCACGGCGTGGACCTCCGTCTGGGGGCGCGCCGGCCAGATCGATGGCGACGGCAACGCATCGCGCCTGACGGCGGACAGCAGCGGCCTGCTGGTCGGCGCGGACCTTGCCGTGGGCGACGTGGCGAAGCTCGGCGCGTTCGCCGGCACGGGCAAGCAATCGCTGCGCATCGCGGCCCGTGGCGACGATGCGGATGTCCATGCCACCCACCTGGGCATCTATGGCGGCGCGCAATGGGGCGCGTGGCAGGCCCGCGCCGGCGCGGCTTACGCATGGGAGCGCGTGGACGGCAGGCGGCGGCTCGGCCCGGCGGGCGGTTCCAGCGACGCCGACGCCCGTTACGACGCCGGCCTGGCCCATGGCTTCGTCGAGGGCGGCTACCGCTTCGAGTTCGGCCAGGTCGCGTTGGAGCCGTACCTCAACGCGGCCCGCCTGCGCCTGCGTTCCGATGCGATCCGGGAGACGGGTTCCGCCGCCGCACTGGATATCGCAGGCAAGACCACCGACACGACCACCGCCACGCTCGGCGCGCGCGTCTATGTCGGCCTGGATCCGCAGGGTGCGGTGCGTGCGCACGCGGGCCTCGGCTGGCGCCAGGCCTGGGGCGCGACGGCGTCGTCCATGCAGGAGCGTTTCGCTGCCGGCGGCACCACGTTCACCGTGGAGGGCCTGCCGATCGCCAGGCACGCCGCCACCGTCGATGGCGGCCTGAGCTGGCGCTGGAGCCCGCGCGTGTGGATGGATGCGAGCTACCAGGGGCAGTTCGCCAGCCATGAGAAGGACCAGGCGGTGCGACTGAGCTTGAACGTGAGGTTCTGA